TAGTTCGATCATAGGTTTCATTCATAAACGTTGATGTTATGAAGAAGTCTGCTGATGCGCGATTATTCGCCATGGGAATGTCATATACCTGAGCAATTCGAAGCAAGGCTTTCACATCCGGGTCATGGGGTTGAGCGGTGAGTGGATCAGAGAAAAAGATGACCATGTCGATACGTCCTTCGACAATCTTTGCTCCAACCTGTTGATCTCCACCAAGGGGTCCACTGTTATACCCTTTGACCGGCAAGTCAACATGCTCTGAAATCATACGCGCTGTTGTTCCTGTCCCACATAAAAAGTGTTTTTTTAATGTATCATGATGCTCTTTACACCAGTCAATCAAGTCTGCCTTTTTGCTATCATGGGCAATCAGGGCAATGCTTTTTTTCTTTTCCATCGTTAACGTAATCATATCTGGATTAATTGGATCCATATGTTACCTCCTGTTCTCACATATCGTGATCTATAATGTCGTGTATTCAGTCACACACTAAGTATACATGAGAAGCGAAATGTCCGTCAACTAAAAGATTCCTCCATCAGGTGCTCGGTTCTTCGCATAGCTTCTTGCAAATCAAGCTTTGGATAGCCTTCAACCTCAATCGTTAAGGACGAACACGCCGAAGCAAAAGCCAGGCTCTTATCTAACCCCATCTCATGGATCAATCCATAGATAAACCCTGCAACCATAGAGTCCCCTGCACCAACTGTACTTACGACTTCTGTCGGATAAGTTCCTTGACGATGCATCGTGTCTCGCGTCACCACCAAGCTACCTTCTTTTCCCATGGACACAACCACAATCTCAACCCCATATTGATCAATCAAGTCTCGCGCCGCTGTTACAATCTCTTCCAGCGTTGTAAGCTTACGATTAAGGGCATTTTCCAGCTCATGAATATTGGGCTTCACCATAAAAGGTCGCCCTTTTAGCCCTTCAATCAAGACATCATCATCCGCATCAATCACGACTCGACACATATGACCATAGCGTCTAGCAATCTGACCGTACATGTCTGTCGGCATCCCTTTTGCCAACGAACCACCCATCACAAGATAATCACTATCCTTGGCCGCTTCGTC
This sequence is a window from Vallitaleaceae bacterium 9-2. Protein-coding genes within it:
- the pfkB gene encoding 1-phosphofructokinase — translated: MITTITFNPALDKTIQVDALDYGKVNRVGHFREDLGGKGINMGRILGGFGIETKHVIVLGQDNQKAVLEFFEKDGMQLEYLSVAGYTRTNMKIVERAKNQTTDINEAGLEVSAKDIQELFAMIDEAAKDSDYLVMGGSLAKGMPTDMYGQIARRYGHMCRVVIDADDDVLIEGLKGRPFMVKPNIHELENALNRKLTTLEEIVTAARDLIDQYGVEIVVVSMGKEGSLVVTRDTMHRQGTYPTEVVSTVGAGDSMVAGFIYGLIHEMGLDKSLAFASACSSLTIEVEGYPKLDLQEAMRRTEHLMEESFS
- a CDS encoding methylglyoxal synthase, with amino-acid sequence MDPINPDMITLTMEKKKSIALIAHDSKKADLIDWCKEHHDTLKKHFLCGTGTTARMISEHVDLPVKGYNSGPLGGDQQVGAKIVEGRIDMVIFFSDPLTAQPHDPDVKALLRIAQVYDIPMANNRASADFFITSTFMNETYDRTIINFHKNIKDRSETLLNE